One window of Candidatus Eisenbacteria bacterium genomic DNA carries:
- the lpxK gene encoding tetraacyldisaccharide 4'-kinase, translating to MNGIAGRLGALVETSWEGATAGQRLVSAALRPASLAYGAVVAVRNRLYDLGALRSERVPARVVGVGNLTVGGSGKTPTALWLAEALGARGRRVAIVSRGYGKTKPGVVIVGVDGRPLVAPSDGGDEAVLAAMRVPVPVITCERRVMAARVACERFACDTIVLDDGFQHRALARDVDIVLVPEGGLPRALLPAGPLREPAASLRRAQAVLALGDERRVPPRPAAPPGIPTFVGRIVPTAAVLLGDGRLVAHDLGILPKRRVVAVAGVARPERFWTLLDRLGVDVAVRLALPDHAPYDAATLAALRAAIGSEGRAVVTTEKDLVKLAGLGGVDALRLCAVRVGVEIEESERLLDLVAPPIEVELHPD from the coding sequence GTGAACGGGATCGCGGGCCGGTTGGGGGCGCTCGTCGAGACGTCGTGGGAGGGCGCCACCGCCGGGCAACGCCTGGTCAGCGCGGCGCTGCGCCCGGCGAGCCTCGCGTACGGCGCGGTGGTCGCCGTCCGCAATCGCCTCTACGACCTCGGAGCGCTGCGCAGCGAGCGCGTGCCGGCGCGTGTCGTCGGCGTCGGCAACCTGACCGTCGGCGGGAGTGGCAAGACGCCGACGGCGCTCTGGCTCGCCGAAGCCCTCGGCGCCCGCGGTCGCCGCGTCGCCATCGTCTCGCGCGGGTACGGGAAGACGAAGCCCGGCGTCGTGATCGTCGGGGTCGACGGTCGCCCGCTCGTCGCACCGTCGGACGGCGGTGACGAGGCCGTGCTCGCCGCGATGCGGGTTCCCGTTCCCGTCATCACCTGCGAGCGTCGCGTCATGGCGGCGCGTGTCGCCTGCGAGCGATTCGCGTGCGACACGATCGTGCTCGACGACGGGTTCCAGCATCGTGCCCTGGCGCGCGACGTGGACATCGTGCTGGTGCCCGAGGGCGGGCTGCCGCGCGCGCTCCTCCCGGCCGGTCCGCTGCGCGAGCCGGCGGCGTCCCTGCGACGCGCGCAGGCGGTGCTGGCGCTCGGCGACGAGCGCCGCGTGCCGCCACGTCCCGCCGCACCGCCGGGCATCCCGACCTTCGTGGGCCGCATCGTACCCACCGCCGCCGTCCTGCTCGGCGATGGTCGCCTCGTCGCGCACGATCTCGGCATCCTGCCCAAACGCAGAGTGGTCGCGGTGGCCGGCGTGGCGCGCCCCGAGCGCTTCTGGACGTTGCTCGACCGCCTGGGCGTCGACGTCGCGGTGCGCCTCGCGCTACCCGATCACGCGCCGTACGACGCCGCGACGCTGGCCGCCCTGCGGGCGGCGATCGGATCGGAGGGACGCGCGGTCGTCACCACGGAGAAGGATCTCGTCAAGCTGGCGGGGCTGGGCGGCGTCGACGCGCTTCGCCTGTGCGCCGTCCGCGTCGGGGTCGAGATCGAGGAATCGGAGCGTCTTCTCGATCTGGTCGCGCCCCCGATCGAAGTGGAATTGCACCCCGATTGA